The following proteins come from a genomic window of Bradyrhizobium paxllaeri:
- a CDS encoding CpaD family pilus assembly protein, with translation MTPQSTFPKPADRKRALRLTGALIGLSLALGACKHAVVDPATTASVPDDYRLRHPIAVQEADRSIVVFVGRGRGGLSASQRADVMYLAQTWLREGTGAISVDVPVNTPNARAAEDSLREIQAAFSAAGVPPRAVNVRRYSPEDPRHMAAIRLNYPKISAVAGPCGLWPEDLGPSINNKGYFDNKSYYNFGCANQRNLAAMVDNPADLAQPRPETPAFTPRRAVAFDKYRKGATTTTSYPEADKAKLSDTGK, from the coding sequence ATGACACCACAGAGCACATTCCCAAAACCCGCCGATCGCAAGCGCGCGCTCCGCCTGACGGGAGCGCTGATCGGTCTTTCCCTGGCGCTCGGCGCCTGCAAGCATGCCGTCGTTGATCCCGCGACGACGGCCAGCGTCCCCGATGATTACCGCCTACGCCACCCGATCGCGGTCCAGGAAGCCGACCGCTCGATCGTCGTTTTCGTCGGTCGCGGGCGTGGCGGCCTTTCCGCCTCCCAGCGCGCCGACGTCATGTACCTGGCCCAGACCTGGCTTCGCGAAGGCACAGGCGCGATCAGCGTCGACGTCCCCGTCAATACACCGAATGCGCGGGCGGCCGAGGATTCATTGCGGGAGATCCAGGCCGCCTTCTCCGCCGCCGGCGTGCCGCCGCGCGCGGTCAATGTCCGCCGGTATAGTCCCGAGGATCCCAGGCATATGGCTGCGATCCGCCTCAACTATCCGAAGATTTCGGCCGTGGCCGGCCCATGCGGGTTGTGGCCGGAGGATCTCGGTCCGTCGATCAACAACAAGGGCTACTTCGACAACAAGTCCTATTACAATTTCGGCTGCGCCAATCAGCGCAATCTAGCGGCGATGGTCGACAATCCGGCCGACCTCGCGCAGCCGCGCCCCGAAACGCCAGCCTTTACGCCGCGCCGTGCCGTCGCCTTCGACAAATATCGCAAGGGCGCAACAACCACGACCAGCTATCCCGAGGCCGACAAGGCCAAACTCAGCGATACCGGCAAATGA